From the genome of Spinacia oleracea cultivar Varoflay chromosome 2, BTI_SOV_V1, whole genome shotgun sequence, one region includes:
- the LOC110785395 gene encoding uncharacterized protein, producing MIAMCSASTINTDHLRSQLDQLHSEAHITRTKANNARFRLLRLSEAAENLRRQAALSVRKGKENDARELLFQKKKIMSALEKSKGRVELLDELAAKLNEAISIKEAQLVRDVASDLDIDGDDAGGPVRIVSPTQDDLKILDDDNDATFNRSDVSENQEVMPDIDSEGIMLSYSEAEETVPESINCGTETNMSSSFRGPSSYIDFLEDLDQQLNKIENDLVTSLELPALVLENEEKPKVKQMEILEHIRVARVRIRKYVEEIAGNK from the exons ATGATTGCAATGTGCTCAGCTTCCACCATTAACACTGACCACCTTCGTTCTCAACTCGATCAACTTCACTCTGAAGCTCACATTACACGAACAAAAG CTAATAATGCAAGATTTAGGCTCCTACGGCTGTCAGAAGCAGCTGAAAACTTACGTCGACAAGCAGCACTAAGTGTacggaagggaaaagaaaatgATGCCCGGGAGCTTCTTTTCCAGAAGAAGAAAATTATGTCAGCTTTGGAGAAGTCAAAAGGTCGTGTAGAATTGCTTGACGAGCTTGCAGCAAAGCTAAATGAG GCAATATCAATCAAAGAAGCACAATTAGTCAGGGACGTTGCATCAGATCTTGATATTGATGGAGATGATGCTGGAGGTCCTGTACGGATTGTCTCTCCAACACAAGATGACTTGAAGATTTTAGATGATGACAACGATGCCACCTTCAACCGATCTGATGTCTCTGAAAACCAAGAAGTCATGCCTGATATTGACAGCGAAGGAATTATGCTGTCTTATAGCGAGGCAGAGGAAACAGTTCCTGAAAGCATCAACTGTGGGACTGAAACAAACATGTCAAGTAGCTTCAGAGGTCCATCGTCTTATATTGATTTCTTGGAGGATCTTGACCaacaattaaataaaatagaaaatgaCTTGGTCACCAGTTTAGAGCTTCCAGCCCTGGTACTAGAAAATGAAGAGAAACCCAAAGTAAAACAAATGGAGATTCTTGAACACATTCGCGTTGCTAGAGTGAG AATACGCAAGTATGTCGAGGAAATTGCAGGGAACAAGTAG